CACGCAGTTCAAGCGCTTACCCTTGCGCGATCGCCTCTCAGCCTTGCCGCTACTGTATGCGTTGATAGATTTCGACAACTCCGATGCTGCATGGCGACGCTACGACTCTGTGACAGCGCGAGAACTCTTCAAGGATTTTGGGGTTTCTGCTCGACTCTACCGGGAATCCTTTGAACCGATGTTGCTGGTGGGCCTATTTGCGCCGGGAGAGCAATGTTCAGCAGCGGCAGCCTTGGGCATGCTTTATTACTTCATCTTGGCCCACCAACCCGATTTCGATGTGGTTTGGTGTCGGGGCACTGTGGGTGAGATGATCTTCCGACCTTGGGTGCAGCAGATTGAGCAAGCGGGCGGCAAAGTGCTGACCCAGCGACGAGTGAGCGATGTGCGTTTAGATAGCCGAGGCCAAGCCACAGGTGTAGTTTGCGGAGATGAAATATTTGATGCCGATGCGGTGATCTTCGCCGTGGGGGTGACGGGAATGCAGAAAATTGTCAGTGGCAGCCCCATGCTCCGCAACCGTCGAGAGTTCCGCGATTTGATGAACCTGAGCGCGATTGATGTCATGGCGACTCGCTTATGGTTCGATCGCAAAATTGAGATTCCTCGCCCCTCCAATGCTTGCTTTGGCTTCCAAGCCACCACAGGCTGGACGTTCTTTGACCTGAATGCACTCCACGATGAGTTCCGAGACGAGCCAGGAACCGTGGTGGAAGCAGATTTTTACCACGCCAACCAATTCCTGCCCTTGAGTGACACAGAAATTGTGCCCTTAGTACAGCGCGACTTAGCCACCTGCATTCCCGCCTTCCACGAAGCCAAGGTGATTGATAGCGGTGTGGTACGACTGCCTAGAGCGGTGACTCACTTTGCCCCTGGCAGCTACCGCTACCTGTTGCCAGCAGAAACCAGTATCAGCAACCTGTTTATGAGCGGTGACTGGGTGGTAACCCGCCACGGCTCCTGGTCTCAAGAGAAGGCCTATGTGACGGGATTAGAAGCAGCTAACTTAGCGATTGCCCAACTCCGACGAGGCACACCCGCCACAATTTTGCCTGT
Above is a window of Trichocoleus sp. FACHB-46 DNA encoding:
- a CDS encoding FAD-dependent oxidoreductase, with protein sequence MDERSPRIVIVGAGWAGLGAAHHLAKQGYDVTLLEAGAYPGGLVAGWKTPGGRSIEAGIHGFWYPYRNIFSLVDQLGLKPFTPWTRSSQYSPVGLEVESPIFQDLPRLPTPLGTFLYTQFKRLPLRDRLSALPLLYALIDFDNSDAAWRRYDSVTARELFKDFGVSARLYRESFEPMLLVGLFAPGEQCSAAAALGMLYYFILAHQPDFDVVWCRGTVGEMIFRPWVQQIEQAGGKVLTQRRVSDVRLDSRGQATGVVCGDEIFDADAVIFAVGVTGMQKIVSGSPMLRNRREFRDLMNLSAIDVMATRLWFDRKIEIPRPSNACFGFQATTGWTFFDLNALHDEFRDEPGTVVEADFYHANQFLPLSDTEIVPLVQRDLATCIPAFHEAKVIDSGVVRLPRAVTHFAPGSYRYLLPAETSISNLFMSGDWVVTRHGSWSQEKAYVTGLEAANLAIAQLRRGTPATILPVEPDEPHIQTMRSLNQSLRNWGQSILPNFWLP